One genomic segment of Gottschalkia acidurici 9a includes these proteins:
- a CDS encoding PhoH family protein yields the protein MERETEKISIPFIDRDYSRELFGDFDENVKLIEKTFNVNIVSREDEVQVIGDKSSAVIVEKLIKRLIQIIKKQGKLTKQEVLYTIQLVTEGQEEKVLELLDDTICITATGKTLKPKTLGQKRYVNAIRQNDIVFGIGPAGTGKTYLAMAMAVTAFKNKKVDRIILTRPAVEAGESLGFLPGDLKEKVDPYLRPLYDALFDILGTETYSKYIERGLIEVAPLAYMRGRTLDSSFIILDEAQNTTNEQMKMFLTRLGFGSKAIVTGDITQIDLPRGKTSGLKNIQNILGNVDGIEFIHLDKRDVVRHQLVQRIIEAYEKHEKRETKNKK from the coding sequence TTGGAGAGAGAGACAGAAAAAATATCTATACCATTTATTGATAGAGACTACTCTAGAGAATTGTTTGGTGACTTTGATGAAAATGTAAAGTTAATAGAAAAAACTTTTAATGTTAATATAGTTTCTAGAGAAGATGAAGTTCAAGTAATAGGGGACAAAAGTTCAGCGGTAATAGTAGAAAAGCTTATAAAAAGACTAATTCAGATAATAAAAAAACAAGGAAAACTTACTAAACAGGAAGTACTATATACTATACAGCTTGTGACAGAAGGGCAAGAAGAAAAAGTATTAGAATTGTTAGATGATACTATATGCATAACAGCAACTGGAAAAACATTGAAGCCTAAAACGCTTGGGCAAAAAAGATATGTAAATGCTATAAGACAAAATGACATTGTTTTTGGTATAGGTCCAGCAGGTACAGGTAAAACCTATTTAGCTATGGCAATGGCTGTAACAGCTTTTAAAAATAAAAAAGTTGATAGGATAATACTAACGAGACCAGCAGTAGAAGCAGGAGAAAGTTTAGGTTTCTTACCAGGCGACCTAAAAGAAAAAGTTGATCCTTACCTAAGACCACTATATGATGCACTTTTTGATATACTAGGTACTGAAACATATTCTAAATATATAGAGAGAGGACTTATAGAGGTTGCACCATTAGCGTATATGAGAGGAAGAACACTTGACTCATCATTTATAATACTAGATGAAGCACAAAATACTACTAATGAGCAAATGAAGATGTTCTTAACTAGGCTAGGATTTGGATCTAAGGCTATAGTAACAGGAGATATTACACAGATAGATCTTCCAAGAGGAAAAACATCTGGACTTAAAAATATTCAAAATATACTTGGTAATGTAGACGGAATAGAGTTTATACATTTAGATAAAAGAGACGTAGTAAGACACCAGTTAGTACAAAGAATAATTGAAGCTTATGAAAAACATGAAAAGAGAGAAACAAAAAACAAGAAGTAG
- the yqfD gene encoding sporulation protein YqfD, whose product MFVIRLWNYLKGYVIIKVEGLTLEKFINLSISKNIFLWDIERIDYTTLEAKVSTAGFRELKDVVKAVDCRVSIEGKRGFPFFIYKFKYRKMLLLGLVFSIFIIGYLTSFIWTIDIVGNENIKDEVIRKNLESINVKQGIRKKDLDIEDIKSKILINVDELSYLSLNIKGVKLTVEVKERDTESKIVEDESPCNIIAGKKAVIEKVVAKNGKSVVEKGDIVKKGQLIVTGVIQDEGMDSPLLVHADGKVIGLTTRSEIVKEPLMKNIKEETGKIHISREVKINGKSLEFMNGDIPFKNYVEKKEIKRPLKNELFDLPLEIVIHEYREVNIREAEQNIDALKKSNEVKAVQKLMSKLPKDAEVISKNTNHNIDNNIVTTKVTIDVREEIGVKSKINSINNLQKQED is encoded by the coding sequence ATGTTTGTTATAAGATTATGGAATTATTTAAAAGGATATGTTATTATTAAAGTTGAAGGTTTGACCTTAGAAAAGTTCATAAACTTATCTATATCTAAGAATATATTTCTTTGGGATATAGAGAGAATAGATTATACTACTTTAGAAGCAAAAGTAAGTACAGCAGGATTTAGAGAACTGAAAGATGTGGTTAAAGCAGTTGACTGTAGGGTATCTATAGAAGGAAAAAGAGGATTTCCTTTTTTTATTTATAAATTTAAATATAGAAAAATGTTGCTCTTAGGTCTAGTTTTTTCTATATTTATTATAGGATATTTAACATCGTTTATATGGACCATAGATATAGTAGGAAATGAAAATATAAAGGATGAAGTAATAAGAAAGAATCTCGAGTCTATAAACGTAAAACAAGGTATAAGAAAAAAGGATTTAGATATAGAAGATATAAAAAGTAAAATACTAATTAATGTTGATGAGCTTTCGTATTTAAGTTTAAATATAAAAGGAGTAAAATTAACAGTAGAAGTTAAAGAAAGAGATACAGAATCTAAAATAGTAGAAGATGAGTCACCATGTAATATAATTGCGGGTAAAAAGGCTGTTATAGAGAAGGTAGTTGCTAAAAATGGTAAGAGTGTAGTAGAAAAAGGGGATATAGTAAAAAAGGGTCAATTAATAGTAACTGGAGTAATACAAGATGAAGGTATGGATAGTCCTTTACTGGTTCATGCAGATGGTAAAGTAATAGGATTAACAACTAGAAGTGAAATTGTAAAAGAGCCTTTAATGAAAAATATAAAAGAAGAAACAGGAAAAATTCATATAAGTAGAGAAGTAAAAATAAATGGTAAAAGTTTAGAATTTATGAATGGAGACATACCTTTTAAAAACTATGTAGAAAAAAAAGAGATAAAAAGACCTTTAAAAAATGAACTGTTTGATTTACCTTTGGAAATAGTAATACATGAATATAGAGAAGTTAATATAAGAGAAGCAGAACAAAATATAGATGCTTTAAAGAAATCAAATGAAGTTAAAGCAGTACAAAAGCTTATGTCTAAGCTTCCTAAAGATGCTGAGGTAATATCAAAGAATACAAATCATAATATAGATAATAATATAGTTACAACGAAAGTTACAATTGATGTTAGAGAAGAAATAGGTGTAAAGTCTAAAATTAACAGTATAAATAACTTACAAAAACAGGAGGACTAA
- a CDS encoding histidine triad nucleotide-binding protein, with translation MSDCIFCKIIKGEIPSQKVYEDDLVLAFNDVSPQSPTHILVIPKEHISSLNAVDDSNKDLIGHIFSVISKISKEKGFAEAGYRVVNNCGNDGGQTVGHIHFHLLAGRQLQWPPG, from the coding sequence GTGTCAGATTGTATTTTTTGTAAGATTATAAAAGGTGAAATTCCTTCTCAGAAAGTATACGAAGATGATTTGGTTTTAGCGTTTAATGATGTAAGTCCACAATCTCCTACACACATATTAGTGATACCCAAGGAACATATATCGTCTTTAAATGCAGTAGATGATAGTAATAAGGATCTAATAGGACATATATTTTCAGTAATAAGTAAAATATCTAAAGAAAAAGGTTTTGCTGAAGCTGGATATAGAGTTGTAAACAATTGCGGAAATGACGGTGGGCAAACTGTAGGACATATACACTTTCATCTGTTAGCGGGAAGACAATTACAGTGGCCACCAGGCTAA
- a CDS encoding ABC transporter ATP-binding protein, producing MKNNIKNLKRLYIYIKPYKIHFIIALLMTLIASIANGVIPLIIGLGITEMSSNVADIVKGVEGATINYKYIGGIIGAFLGIGIITQISQYLSIAFMTNVVQNSMKDLRRDITNKINRLPISYFDSKKQGNILSIVTNDIDAIVNALQQSVIQVVTAILGIIFAVGMMIYISIPMALITMLIIPLSIIVSKTIVKKSQKYFMNQQNALGDLNGYIGEAYNGFNVIKLYGKEEDTIKEFEAINNRLTQNGFKASFVSGLMMPLVGAISYFAYISMAVLGGYYAIIGVLTVGNMQAFIQYIWQVNQPISQITQLSNILQTASAATMRIFSILDEEEEPEEINTLELPNKVEGYVTFENVCFGYSKDKTLIKNLSFSVKKGEKVAIVGPTGAGKSTLINLLMRFYDVDSGTIKIDGIDTKNMKRSDVRSIFGMVLQDAWLYSASIKENIKFGKLDATEDEVVNAAKIANVDHFIRTLPNGYNMELNEDTSNISLGQKQLLTIARAVISDPKILILDEATSSVDTRLELLIQKAMNSIMKGRTSFIIAHRLSTIRDADIILVMDKGSIIEHGNHDELIAKKGFYEKLYNSQFANS from the coding sequence ATGAAGAATAATATTAAAAACTTAAAGCGATTGTATATTTATATTAAACCTTATAAAATACACTTTATCATAGCTTTACTAATGACCTTAATTGCCTCTATAGCTAATGGAGTTATTCCACTTATAATTGGACTTGGAATTACAGAGATGTCTAGTAATGTAGCTGATATTGTAAAAGGAGTCGAAGGAGCTACAATTAACTATAAATATATTGGAGGAATTATAGGTGCCTTTTTAGGTATAGGTATTATAACTCAGATAAGTCAATACCTATCTATTGCATTTATGACGAATGTTGTACAAAATTCAATGAAGGATTTACGTAGAGATATAACTAACAAGATAAATAGATTGCCAATATCTTATTTTGATAGCAAAAAACAAGGAAATATTTTAAGTATTGTTACTAATGATATAGATGCTATTGTTAATGCACTTCAGCAAAGTGTTATTCAAGTGGTTACAGCAATACTTGGTATTATATTTGCAGTGGGAATGATGATATATATATCTATTCCGATGGCATTAATTACAATGCTTATCATACCATTATCCATTATTGTATCTAAGACAATTGTTAAAAAATCACAAAAATATTTTATGAATCAACAAAATGCACTAGGAGATCTTAATGGATATATTGGGGAAGCTTACAATGGTTTTAACGTTATAAAGTTATATGGAAAAGAAGAGGATACAATAAAAGAATTTGAAGCTATAAATAATCGCCTAACACAAAATGGATTTAAAGCTTCATTTGTATCAGGATTAATGATGCCTTTAGTTGGAGCTATCTCTTATTTTGCATATATAAGTATGGCGGTTCTTGGTGGTTATTATGCTATAATAGGTGTATTGACTGTGGGAAATATGCAAGCATTTATTCAATATATATGGCAAGTAAATCAGCCTATTTCTCAAATAACACAACTATCTAATATACTACAAACAGCAAGTGCGGCTACAATGAGAATATTTAGTATTTTAGATGAAGAAGAAGAACCAGAAGAAATAAATACTTTAGAATTACCGAACAAGGTAGAAGGCTATGTTACATTTGAAAATGTATGTTTTGGATATAGCAAAGATAAGACTTTAATTAAAAATTTAAGTTTTAGCGTAAAAAAAGGAGAAAAAGTTGCTATCGTAGGCCCTACTGGTGCAGGAAAAAGTACATTAATTAACTTATTAATGAGATTTTATGATGTGGATAGTGGAACTATTAAGATCGATGGTATAGATACTAAAAATATGAAGCGTTCAGATGTAAGATCAATTTTTGGAATGGTACTACAAGATGCATGGCTTTATAGCGCAAGTATTAAGGAGAATATTAAGTTTGGTAAATTAGATGCTACAGAAGATGAAGTAGTAAATGCAGCTAAAATAGCAAATGTAGATCATTTTATAAGAACACTTCCAAATGGATATAATATGGAATTAAATGAGGACACTTCAAATATATCATTAGGACAAAAACAACTGTTAACAATAGCTCGTGCAGTTATATCTGACCCTAAAATTTTGATCTTAGATGAAGCAACTAGTTCAGTAGATACTCGTTTAGAGCTTTTGATACAAAAAGCAATGAATAGTATAATGAAAGGAAGAACAAGCTTTATTATTGCGCATAGACTTTCAACAATTAGAGATGCAGATATAATCTTAGTTATGGATAAGGGAAGTATAATAGAACATGGAAATCATGATGAATTAATTGCAAAAAAAGGATTTTATGAAAAGCTATATAACAGCCAATTTGCAAATAGCTAA
- a CDS encoding ABC transporter ATP-binding protein has product MKLMWNYIKRYKIYLILSIFCASGFALIELGLPTLLAKMIDEGVSVKDFEIIKRLGIWMVAICCIGLVALAGLAYSVSKMTTFIMRDIRNDIFRKIQGYSHSEYEKFGAASLNTRTINDVYKIMAFLQTTLRIGIIAPLMFISSFIMIINTSPFLSLGLFIVVPIIVLGVILVGKKAEPLSTGQQLGLDSINMTIKENLTGLRVIRAFDNESFQKDRFNNVNGNYAKISKKLFKLMGIAQPASSFIFNIVFAFVIWFGAKLIGSGDLKVGNLVAFIEYIFHAMFSTMLFANVFIMYPLAAVSANRVQEILDSESEMNYKENEVLKKETKGVVEFQNVTFAYPGETEEPIIKNISFTAKPGETVAFIGSTGSGKSTLIQLIPRFYDVTKGKVLVDGVDVEDYDIEVLRQKIGYVPQKALLFTGTIADNLRYGKHDATIQELRYAAKIAQAEDFINQKPDGFETFLSEGGSNLSGGQKQRLAIARAIIRRPDIYIFDDSFSALDYQTDLKLRTALKDETKNSTVLIVAQRVGTIRNADKIVVLNKGEVVAMGTHKELLKTSDIYYDIASSQLSKEELMKDEE; this is encoded by the coding sequence ATGAAATTAATGTGGAACTATATTAAGCGGTATAAAATATACCTTATATTAAGTATTTTTTGTGCTTCTGGATTTGCACTAATAGAGCTTGGACTTCCTACTTTATTGGCTAAGATGATAGACGAGGGAGTATCGGTAAAAGACTTTGAAATAATAAAGAGGCTAGGCATTTGGATGGTGGCAATATGCTGTATTGGTCTTGTAGCACTGGCGGGTCTTGCATACTCTGTAAGTAAAATGACAACATTCATAATGAGAGATATTAGAAATGATATCTTTAGAAAAATTCAAGGATACTCTCATTCAGAGTATGAGAAATTCGGAGCTGCATCTTTAAATACTCGTACAATTAATGACGTTTATAAAATAATGGCATTTTTACAAACCACTTTAAGAATAGGGATTATAGCCCCATTGATGTTTATTAGTAGTTTTATTATGATTATTAACACAAGTCCATTCTTATCATTAGGATTATTCATCGTTGTCCCAATCATCGTTTTAGGAGTTATTTTAGTTGGTAAAAAGGCAGAGCCTTTATCTACTGGTCAACAGCTAGGACTAGATAGTATAAATATGACGATTAAAGAAAATTTAACGGGACTACGTGTTATCCGTGCATTTGACAATGAGTCATTTCAAAAAGATCGTTTTAATAATGTCAATGGCAACTATGCCAAAATTTCTAAAAAACTCTTTAAGTTAATGGGTATTGCACAACCAGCATCTTCATTTATTTTCAATATAGTTTTTGCCTTTGTAATATGGTTTGGCGCCAAGCTAATAGGTTCAGGTGATTTAAAAGTAGGTAATTTAGTAGCATTTATCGAGTATATATTCCATGCTATGTTTTCTACTATGCTATTTGCAAATGTATTTATTATGTATCCACTTGCTGCCGTTTCTGCAAATCGTGTTCAGGAAATTCTAGACTCTGAGTCAGAAATGAACTACAAAGAAAATGAAGTATTAAAGAAAGAAACAAAAGGGGTCGTTGAGTTTCAAAACGTTACATTCGCTTACCCAGGAGAAACTGAAGAACCTATAATTAAAAACATATCATTTACTGCAAAACCTGGGGAAACCGTAGCTTTTATTGGTAGCACAGGTAGTGGAAAATCAACTCTTATTCAATTAATTCCTCGTTTTTATGATGTGACTAAGGGTAAAGTACTAGTTGATGGAGTTGATGTTGAGGATTATGATATTGAAGTACTAAGACAAAAAATAGGATATGTACCACAAAAAGCTTTACTTTTTACAGGCACTATTGCGGATAATCTCCGCTACGGAAAACATGATGCAACTATTCAAGAACTACGATATGCTGCTAAGATTGCACAAGCAGAAGACTTTATCAATCAAAAACCAGATGGATTTGAAACGTTTTTATCTGAGGGTGGAAGTAACTTATCAGGTGGACAAAAACAGAGGTTAGCTATAGCTAGAGCTATTATAAGGAGACCAGATATATATATATTTGATGATTCTTTTTCAGCACTTGATTATCAAACAGATCTAAAGTTACGTACCGCTTTAAAAGATGAGACAAAAAATTCAACAGTATTGATTGTTGCTCAAAGGGTTGGAACAATTAGAAATGCAGATAAGATTGTTGTTTTAAATAAAGGAGAAGTTGTAGCTATGGGAACTCATAAGGAATTGTTGAAAACAAGTGATATTTATTATGATATTGCTTCTTCTCAGCTTTCTAAGGAGGAGTTGATGAAGGATGAAGAATAA
- the rpsU gene encoding 30S ribosomal protein S21 — MSEIKVGENETLESALKRFKRQCSRAGVMSEVRKREHYEKPSVRRKKKSEAARRKNSRTR; from the coding sequence ATGTCAGAAATTAAAGTTGGGGAAAATGAAACTCTAGAAAGCGCCCTAAAAAGATTCAAAAGACAGTGTTCAAGAGCAGGCGTAATGTCTGAAGTTAGAAAAAGAGAGCACTATGAGAAGCCAAGCGTAAGACGTAAGAAAAAATCTGAAGCTGCGAGAAGAAAAAACAGCAGAACCAGATAA
- a CDS encoding 16S rRNA (uracil(1498)-N(3))-methyltransferase, with amino-acid sequence MHRFFVEIENIKEDYIEINDEDVKHIKNVLRLEVGDTISICDKQETDYICNISEINKNNITCMVIDKFKSKGEPPIDIVLYQGLPKSDKMELIVQKSTELGVKKIVPVMTNRTIVKIQDRKKEDKKLERWTRIAEEASKQSKRGMIPEISNIVTFKEMLDIFKGEETVIVPYESEENIGIKQVLKNCNSKKINILIGPEGGFEDEEIESLKSINCNIVTLGPRILRTETAGFTTSAIVLYELGDLGVI; translated from the coding sequence ATGCATAGGTTCTTTGTAGAAATTGAGAATATAAAAGAAGATTATATTGAAATAAATGATGAAGATGTTAAGCATATAAAAAATGTATTGAGACTTGAAGTTGGAGACACTATATCCATTTGTGACAAGCAGGAAACAGACTATATATGTAATATATCTGAAATAAATAAAAATAATATAACATGTATGGTAATAGATAAATTTAAGTCTAAAGGAGAGCCTCCTATAGATATAGTTCTATATCAAGGGTTGCCTAAATCAGATAAAATGGAACTTATTGTACAAAAGAGTACCGAACTAGGAGTAAAAAAAATAGTTCCAGTTATGACTAATAGAACTATAGTTAAGATACAAGATAGAAAAAAAGAAGATAAAAAACTAGAACGATGGACTAGAATAGCAGAAGAAGCTTCTAAGCAAAGTAAAAGAGGCATGATACCAGAAATAAGTAATATAGTTACTTTCAAAGAAATGTTAGATATATTTAAAGGGGAAGAAACTGTTATAGTTCCTTATGAAAGTGAAGAAAATATAGGGATAAAGCAAGTATTAAAGAACTGTAATAGTAAAAAAATAAATATATTAATTGGACCTGAGGGCGGATTTGAGGATGAAGAAATAGAAAGTTTAAAAAGTATTAATTGTAATATAGTTACCCTTGGGCCAAGGATACTTAGAACTGAGACAGCAGGATTTACCACTTCAGCAATAGTTTTATATGAGCTTGGAGATTTAGGAGTGATTTGA
- the yqfC gene encoding sporulation protein YqfC, with translation MKNKADSIKNTVSEVLELPKDIMLNLPKITMVGRIQLYIENHKGIIEYSTERIRVNTSEGILKITGKNMIIKNIVTEEMVISGDIEIVEFS, from the coding sequence ATGAAAAATAAAGCAGACAGCATAAAAAATACAGTATCAGAAGTGTTGGAGTTACCAAAAGATATAATGCTTAATTTACCTAAGATAACTATGGTCGGTAGAATTCAATTATACATAGAAAATCATAAAGGAATAATAGAATATAGTACCGAGAGAATAAGAGTAAATACCAGCGAAGGAATATTAAAGATAACGGGAAAGAACATGATCATAAAAAATATAGTTACAGAAGAGATGGTAATATCCGGAGACATAGAGATAGTAGAATTTTCTTAG
- a CDS encoding GatB/YqeY domain-containing protein, whose translation MSIKEKLMDDLKTSMKAKDKLRKDVITMVRASVKQKEVDERVELTDDDVIEIISKQVKQKRDVIDEFKKGNRQDLVELTEKEIEILLEYLPEQLTEDELEEIVKTAIEEVKAETIKDMGKVMGNILPKIKGKADGSSVNKLVRQYLK comes from the coding sequence GTGTCCATAAAAGAAAAATTAATGGATGATTTAAAGACGTCTATGAAAGCTAAGGATAAACTTAGAAAAGATGTCATAACAATGGTAAGAGCATCTGTTAAGCAAAAGGAAGTAGATGAAAGAGTAGAGCTAACTGATGATGATGTTATAGAGATAATATCTAAGCAGGTAAAACAAAAAAGAGATGTAATAGATGAGTTTAAAAAAGGAAATAGACAAGATTTAGTAGAACTCACAGAGAAAGAAATAGAAATTCTACTTGAATATTTACCGGAGCAGTTAACAGAAGATGAACTAGAAGAAATAGTTAAAACTGCCATTGAAGAAGTAAAAGCTGAAACAATAAAAGATATGGGAAAAGTAATGGGAAACATCTTACCTAAAATAAAAGGTAAGGCAGATGGAAGTTCAGTAAATAAATTAGTTAGACAATACTTAAAATAA
- the mtaB gene encoding tRNA (N(6)-L-threonylcarbamoyladenosine(37)-C(2))-methylthiotransferase MtaB has protein sequence MEKRVAFYTLGCKVNQYETEAMIELFLKNNYEIVSEEDFADVYVINTCTVTNLSDKKSRQFIRRCRGKNENAVIAVVGCYSQVSPEEVAKIEEVDVILGTDNRSKIVEICEEFIQNKNRVNLVSDIMKIRNFEEIGIEEVEGKTRAFLKIQDGCNQYCSYCIIPYARGSIRSRELDNIVMEVERLAKNGFKEVVLTGIHISSYGKDLGTEGLIEVIERINRVNGIERIRLGSLEPTLVTDNFMERLSKLDKLCNHFHLSLQSGSDTVLKRMNRKYTSSEYREIVKIIRGHMDNVAFTTDIIVGFPGETEEEFKETFDFIKEIGFSKVHVFQYSPRKGTPAAKMKEQINGNIKHDRSKKLIELSEYLTKEFNKMFIGKDMDVLFEEKSKLKKGYIEGYTTNYIRVLAPGDDNLEGQIQSVNIECLHEDSLIGNMR, from the coding sequence ATGGAAAAAAGAGTAGCTTTTTATACTCTAGGATGTAAAGTTAATCAGTATGAGACTGAAGCAATGATAGAATTATTTTTAAAGAATAATTATGAGATAGTAAGTGAAGAAGATTTTGCAGATGTATATGTTATAAATACTTGTACGGTCACTAATCTTAGCGACAAAAAATCCAGACAATTTATAAGAAGATGTAGAGGTAAAAATGAAAACGCAGTAATAGCAGTAGTAGGATGCTACTCACAAGTTTCGCCAGAGGAAGTTGCCAAAATAGAAGAAGTAGATGTAATTTTGGGTACAGATAATAGAAGTAAGATAGTAGAGATATGTGAAGAATTTATACAGAATAAAAATAGAGTTAATTTAGTTTCAGATATAATGAAAATAAGAAATTTTGAGGAAATAGGAATAGAAGAAGTAGAAGGAAAAACAAGAGCATTTTTAAAGATACAAGATGGATGTAATCAATATTGTTCATACTGTATTATTCCATATGCAAGAGGATCAATTAGAAGTCGTGAACTAGACAATATAGTAATGGAAGTAGAAAGATTAGCTAAAAATGGATTTAAAGAAGTGGTTCTAACAGGAATTCATATCTCATCATATGGTAAAGACTTAGGGACAGAGGGACTAATAGAGGTTATAGAAAGAATAAATCGAGTTAATGGAATAGAGCGTATAAGACTTGGATCACTAGAGCCTACATTAGTTACAGATAATTTTATGGAGAGACTTTCAAAACTTGATAAACTGTGTAACCACTTTCATTTATCATTGCAAAGTGGAAGTGATACAGTTCTAAAAAGAATGAATAGGAAATATACTTCTAGTGAATATAGAGAAATAGTTAAAATTATTAGAGGTCATATGGATAATGTAGCTTTTACTACTGATATAATAGTAGGATTTCCTGGTGAAACAGAAGAAGAATTTAAAGAAACTTTTGACTTTATAAAAGAAATAGGATTTTCTAAAGTGCATGTATTTCAATACTCACCAAGAAAAGGAACACCTGCAGCAAAGATGAAGGAACAAATAAATGGAAATATAAAGCATGATAGAAGTAAAAAACTTATAGAGTTATCAGAATATCTTACAAAAGAATTTAATAAGATGTTCATAGGTAAGGATATGGATGTTTTATTCGAAGAAAAGTCTAAGCTTAAGAAAGGCTATATTGAAGGATATACAACTAATTACATTAGAGTATTAGCACCGGGAGATGATAATCTAGAAGGTCAAATACAAAGTGTAAATATAGAATGTTTGCATGAGGATAGCTTAATAGGAAATATGAGATAA
- the prmA gene encoding 50S ribosomal protein L11 methyltransferase → MKWIEVQVKTTSEAVEVVSNILYEVGAGGLAIEDPNDIEVFVQSKTEEDWNFIDSSLFENKFDGAIVKAYFPENENLIEKVELIKQNIAMIPEYNLDKGLGEVTISEVHEKDWAHAWKKYYKPTKIGEKIVVKPSWEEYEEQDGEIVLELDPGMAFGTGTHETTTMCIQALEKHVKEGDLVLDIGCGSGILSVAAAKLGAKKAIGVDLDELAVKVSNENKTINNVQDIVDIRHGNLLDVVSEKADVVVANIIAEIVVILAKDIKKCLLDDGVFISSGIILDKIERVKQGLDEEGLDVMEVVTMGEWACIVSKLKEGNKNA, encoded by the coding sequence ATGAAATGGATTGAGGTACAAGTAAAAACTACATCAGAAGCTGTGGAAGTTGTTTCAAATATTTTATATGAGGTTGGAGCAGGAGGACTTGCAATAGAAGATCCAAACGACATAGAAGTATTTGTTCAATCTAAAACTGAAGAAGATTGGAACTTTATAGACTCAAGTTTATTTGAAAACAAATTTGATGGAGCTATAGTTAAAGCTTATTTCCCAGAAAACGAAAACTTAATAGAAAAAGTAGAGCTTATAAAACAAAATATAGCAATGATACCAGAATACAATTTAGATAAAGGACTAGGAGAAGTTACTATATCTGAAGTACATGAAAAAGATTGGGCACATGCTTGGAAGAAATATTACAAGCCTACAAAAATAGGTGAGAAAATAGTAGTTAAACCATCATGGGAAGAATATGAGGAGCAAGATGGTGAAATAGTTCTAGAGTTAGATCCAGGTATGGCATTTGGAACAGGAACGCATGAAACTACAACAATGTGCATACAAGCATTAGAAAAGCACGTAAAAGAAGGGGATTTAGTTTTAGACATAGGATGTGGAAGTGGAATACTTTCTGTAGCAGCAGCTAAATTAGGAGCAAAAAAGGCAATAGGTGTGGATCTAGATGAACTAGCAGTAAAGGTATCTAACGAAAATAAGACTATAAATAATGTACAAGACATAGTAGATATAAGACACGGAAACTTACTAGACGTTGTAAGTGAAAAAGCAGATGTTGTTGTTGCAAATATTATAGCTGAGATAGTAGTTATACTAGCTAAGGATATTAAGAAATGTTTACTAGATGATGGTGTCTTTATATCTTCGGGTATAATACTAGATAAAATAGAAAGAGTAAAACAGGGATTAGATGAAGAAGGACTAGATGTAATGGAAGTTGTAACTATGGGTGAATGGGCTTGTATAGTTTCAAAATTAAAAGAAGGTAACAAAAATGCATAG